In a genomic window of Cynocephalus volans isolate mCynVol1 chromosome 1, mCynVol1.pri, whole genome shotgun sequence:
- the LOC134370032 gene encoding olfactory receptor 6B2-like codes for MRGENITKVGTFVLVGFPTAPGLQYVLFLAFLLTYLCVLVENLAIVLTVWSSSPLHRPMYYFLSSLSFLEIWYVSDIIPKMLDGFLLKRKHISFVGCMTQLYFFSSLVCTECVLLASMAYDRYVAICHPLRYQAIMTTGLCVQLVVFSFVSGFTISVIKVSFISSATFCGSNVLNHFFCDISPILKLACTDFSTAELVDFILAFLILVFPLLATVLSYGHITLAVLRIPSATGRWRAFSTCASHLIVVTIFYMALLFMYVRPQAIDTRSSNKLISVLYTVLTPVLNPLIYCLRNKEFKDALKNTLGLGQAPP; via the coding sequence ATGAGGGGGGAGAACATCACCAAGGTGGGTACGTTCGTCCTGGTGGGCTTCCCCACGGCCCCCGGGCTCCAGTATGTGCTCTTCCTCGCCTTTCTGCTCACCTACCTCTGTGTCCTGGTGGAGAACCTGGCCATCGTCCTCACCGTCTGGAGCAGCTCCCCCCTCCACAGGCCCATGTACTACTTTCTGAGCTCCTTGTCTTTCTTGGAGATCTGGTACGTGTCTGACATCATCCCCAAGATGCTGGACGGCTTCCTCCTGAAGCGGAAACACATCTCTTTCGTCGGGTGCATGACCCAGCTCTACTTCTTCAGCTCCCTGGTGTGCACCGAGTGTGTGCTCCTGGCCTCCATGGCCTACGACCGCTACGTGGCCATCTGCCACCCCCTGCGCTACCAAGCCATCATGACCACGGGGCTGTGCGTCCAGCTAGTGGTCTTCTCCTTCGTGAGCGGCTTCACCATCTCTGTGATCAAGGTGTCCTTTATCTCCAGCGCCACGTTCTGTGGCTCCAACGTCCTGAACCACTTCTTCTGCGACATTTCCCCCATCCTCAAGCTGGCCTGCACAGACTTCTCCACTGCAGAGCTGGTGGATTTCATCCTGGCCTTTCTCATCCTGGTGTTCCCGCTGCTGGCCACTGTGCTGTCCTACGGACACATCACCCTGGCTGTGCTGCGCATCCCCTCGGCCACCGGCCGTTGGagagccttctccacctgtgcctcccacctcaTCGTGGTCACCATCTTCTACATGGCCTTGCTTTTTATGTATGTCCGGCCCCAGGCTATTGATACACGGAGCTCCAACAAGCTCATTTCCGTTTTGTATACGGTCCTCACCCCTGTCTTGAACCCCTTGATCTACTGCTTGAGGAACAAAGAATTTAAGGATGCCTTGAAAAATACTTTGGGCTTGGGTCAGGCTCCACCATAG